From one Desulforegulaceae bacterium genomic stretch:
- a CDS encoding UbiD family decarboxylase produces MIYSSLNQACNDLYEKKMLVKIKTEIDPNLEMAAVHRRINEKKGPAILFENVKGSPFKAASNIFGTMERATYLFRHSLEPVKKLIGSKKDPFEILASPFFWPQILKTLYNALPKKSKTGKVLYSKTNLSSLPQIRCWPDDGGAFVFLPQVYTENPDKNNVFNSNLGMYRVQISGNDYLKDKEAGLHYQIERGIGIHHQRAVSKNKKLNVSVFVGGPPSHTLAAIMPLPHNLPEIFFAGALGGKRFNYKRTNDEFISLDSDFCITGEVCLDSTKKEGPFGDHLGYYSLVHDFPFIKIKNVYHRKDAIWPFTVVGRPPQEDSVFGELIHEITKPAVSATIPGVEKIHAVDLAGVHPLMFAIAHERYTPYEKRIPAELITASNAILGFGQCSLTKYLFVAAEEDNPSLNIYDEKEFLTHMFERVDLENDLNFHTKTTIDTLDYSGESLNRGSKLAICSCGKKKRVLKSKIKENLKLPLGFTNPKVVMSGVIAVQGPKFTDNSGYEDIESFCSSGVVNLSSDDFVLIAVCDDSDFVSKSLANFLWVVFTRSNPSHDVNGINSFLKFKHFGCKGPLVIDSRVKPWHAKELVLDDKTEEKVDLLFKKSGELYGLI; encoded by the coding sequence ATGATTTATTCATCTTTAAATCAGGCATGCAATGATCTTTATGAAAAGAAAATGCTTGTAAAAATAAAAACTGAAATTGATCCAAACCTGGAAATGGCAGCAGTACACAGAAGAATAAATGAAAAAAAAGGGCCTGCAATTTTGTTTGAAAATGTAAAAGGCTCTCCTTTTAAAGCTGCTTCAAATATTTTTGGAACCATGGAAAGGGCAACTTATCTTTTTAGGCATAGCCTTGAGCCTGTAAAAAAACTTATTGGGTCAAAAAAAGATCCATTTGAAATTTTGGCATCGCCTTTTTTTTGGCCGCAAATTTTAAAAACTCTTTACAATGCTCTTCCAAAAAAATCAAAAACTGGAAAAGTTTTGTATTCAAAAACAAATCTTTCAAGTCTTCCCCAAATCAGGTGCTGGCCCGATGATGGAGGAGCTTTTGTTTTTTTACCCCAGGTTTACACTGAAAATCCTGATAAAAACAATGTTTTTAATTCAAACCTTGGAATGTACAGGGTTCAGATTTCAGGAAATGATTATCTAAAAGACAAGGAAGCAGGGCTTCATTATCAGATTGAAAGAGGAATAGGGATTCATCATCAAAGGGCAGTGTCAAAAAACAAAAAGCTCAATGTTTCTGTGTTTGTTGGGGGGCCTCCTTCACACACACTTGCTGCAATTATGCCTTTACCCCACAATCTTCCTGAAATATTTTTTGCAGGGGCTTTGGGAGGAAAAAGATTTAATTACAAAAGAACAAACGATGAGTTTATTTCCCTTGATTCAGATTTTTGTATCACAGGTGAGGTTTGCCTTGATTCAACAAAAAAAGAAGGACCCTTTGGAGATCATCTGGGGTATTACAGCCTTGTCCATGACTTCCCATTTATAAAGATAAAAAATGTTTACCATAGAAAAGATGCAATCTGGCCTTTTACTGTGGTGGGAAGACCGCCCCAGGAAGATTCGGTTTTTGGTGAGCTTATTCATGAAATTACAAAACCGGCTGTTTCTGCAACAATTCCAGGGGTGGAAAAAATTCATGCAGTTGATCTTGCAGGTGTTCATCCTCTTATGTTTGCCATTGCACATGAAAGATACACTCCTTATGAAAAAAGAATTCCTGCCGAGCTTATTACAGCTTCCAACGCAATTTTAGGCTTTGGTCAATGCTCTTTAACCAAATATCTTTTTGTTGCAGCAGAAGAAGACAACCCAAGCTTGAATATTTATGATGAAAAAGAATTTTTAACTCATATGTTTGAAAGAGTAGATTTGGAAAACGATCTTAATTTTCACACAAAAACAACAATAGATACCTTGGATTATTCAGGTGAAAGTTTAAACCGGGGCTCAAAGCTTGCTATTTGTTCATGCGGTAAAAAGAAAAGAGTTTTAAAGTCAAAAATAAAAGAAAACTTAAAACTTCCCCTGGGATTTACAAACCCTAAAGTGGTGATGTCTGGAGTAATTGCTGTTCAGGGCCCTAAGTTTACAGATAACTCTGGTTATGAGGATATTGAAAGTTTTTGTTCTTCAGGAGTGGTAAATTTAAGTTCAGATGATTTTGTTCTTATTGCTGTTTGTGATGATTCTGACTTTGTTTCAAAATCTTTAGCTAATTTTTTATGGGTTGTGTTTACCCGTTCAAACCCTTCCCACGATGTAAACGGAATAAATAGTTTTTTAAAATTCAAGCATTTTGGATGCAAAGGCCCTCTTGTTATTGATTCAAGAGTAAAACCCTGGCATGCAAAAGAACTTGTTTTAGATGATAAAACAGAAGAAAAAGTTGATTTGCTTTTTAAAAAAAGCGGTGAACTTTATGGATTAATTTAG
- a CDS encoding RNA-binding S4 domain-containing protein yields the protein MDLRKFYIKKEPIELYKILKIDNQVQSGGEAKFVISESLVKVNGEVETRKAKKIYSGDIIDFEGDLIKIVLEKK from the coding sequence GTGGATTTAAGAAAGTTTTATATAAAAAAAGAGCCTATTGAACTTTATAAGATTTTAAAAATAGACAATCAGGTTCAAAGCGGTGGAGAGGCAAAGTTTGTAATCTCTGAAAGTCTTGTTAAAGTAAATGGGGAAGTTGAAACAAGAAAAGCCAAAAAAATTTATTCTGGAGACATTATAGACTTTGAAGGTGATTTAATTAAGATAGTTCTTGAGAAAAAATAG
- the coaBC gene encoding bifunctional phosphopantothenoylcysteine decarboxylase/phosphopantothenate--cysteine ligase CoaBC has translation MSGLEGKKIVLGVSGGIAAYKSIELLRILQKKGAEVFVVMTKNASKFVGELTFQAISKNNVYTDVMKEEIPSKIRHVDLAEKADGVVIAPATANIIGKIANGIADDALSTMIMAVKSPAMICPAMNSWMYESMAVQRNIDTLCDDGFYILEPDEGFLACNVIGPGRLPEPVYIADRVEAMLSKKDFKGKKILVTAGPTVEAIDPVRFISNYSSGKMGYKIAEAFEKRGAEVVIVSGPVSIEPPYNTEVVNIKTADEMLFQCQERMDNIDIIVKVAAVADYKIKNTAENKIKKSDGRFDLVLEENPDIIKTLGKSKKKGQIFVGFAAETRDLEENALKKLKSKNLDLIVANEIGFKNSAFGSDLNKVTVFSKKKEPKVFEMMDKKILANLILDSILETKNE, from the coding sequence ATGTCAGGCTTGGAGGGTAAAAAAATAGTTTTGGGTGTTTCTGGGGGTATTGCGGCTTATAAAAGTATTGAACTTTTAAGAATTTTGCAGAAAAAGGGTGCTGAAGTTTTTGTTGTAATGACTAAAAATGCATCTAAATTTGTAGGAGAGCTCACCTTTCAGGCAATTTCAAAAAATAATGTTTATACAGATGTAATGAAGGAAGAAATTCCTAGTAAAATAAGGCATGTAGATCTTGCGGAAAAAGCAGATGGAGTTGTAATTGCTCCTGCAACTGCAAATATAATCGGAAAAATTGCAAACGGAATAGCAGATGATGCACTTTCCACCATGATAATGGCTGTAAAATCTCCTGCAATGATTTGTCCTGCAATGAATTCATGGATGTATGAATCAATGGCCGTTCAAAGAAATATTGACACTCTTTGTGATGATGGATTTTATATTCTTGAGCCTGACGAAGGCTTTCTTGCCTGTAATGTGATAGGCCCTGGAAGGCTTCCTGAGCCGGTTTATATTGCAGACAGAGTTGAGGCCATGCTTTCAAAAAAAGATTTTAAAGGTAAAAAAATTCTTGTAACAGCAGGGCCAACTGTTGAGGCAATTGATCCTGTACGATTTATAAGTAATTATTCTTCAGGAAAAATGGGATATAAAATTGCAGAGGCCTTTGAAAAGAGAGGAGCGGAAGTTGTAATAGTTTCAGGCCCGGTATCAATTGAGCCTCCTTATAACACTGAAGTTGTAAATATAAAAACAGCTGATGAAATGCTTTTCCAGTGCCAGGAAAGAATGGATAATATTGATATAATAGTAAAGGTTGCTGCAGTTGCAGACTATAAAATAAAAAACACTGCAGAGAATAAAATAAAAAAATCAGACGGAAGGTTTGATCTTGTTTTAGAAGAAAATCCTGATATTATAAAAACTCTTGGGAAATCTAAAAAAAAGGGGCAGATTTTTGTTGGATTTGCAGCTGAAACAAGAGATCTTGAAGAAAATGCTCTAAAAAAGCTTAAATCAAAAAATCTTGATTTAATTGTTGCAAATGAAATAGGTTTTAAAAACTCAGCTTTTGGATCTGATCTAAACAAGGTTACAGTTTTTTCTAAAAAGAAAGAACCTAAGGTTTTTGAAATGATGGATAAAAAAATTCTTGCCAATTTAATCCTTGATTCAATTCTGGAAACAAAAAATGAATGA
- a CDS encoding prepilin-type N-terminal cleavage/methylation domain-containing protein — MWLFSCKFNKEKGFTLIEILVALAVSGFFLVALISFFISTNKLNTVYEKVAGVQQDIRAVMEMMSRDIMMAGLDPTGGANAGFNNDETSENSISFKYSYETKGSCDYNLTYWFDSVEGTIKFKDRLDQNPEFKAITEKGSIDSVVFKYLLKNKIPRTNEPLNKTRMVTIKICGKITGAYKEEFDNTYCFENEIYLRNMVNK, encoded by the coding sequence ATGTGGCTGTTCAGTTGTAAATTTAACAAAGAAAAAGGCTTTACTCTTATTGAAATTTTAGTTGCTCTAGCAGTTTCAGGTTTTTTTCTTGTTGCTCTTATAAGTTTTTTTATTTCAACCAATAAATTAAACACTGTCTATGAAAAAGTTGCAGGGGTTCAGCAAGATATTAGAGCTGTTATGGAAATGATGTCTCGGGATATCATGATGGCTGGTCTTGATCCTACAGGAGGTGCAAATGCTGGGTTTAATAATGATGAGACAAGTGAGAATAGTATTTCTTTTAAATACAGTTATGAAACAAAAGGCAGTTGTGATTATAATCTTACTTACTGGTTTGATAGCGTCGAAGGAACTATAAAGTTTAAAGATCGTTTAGATCAAAATCCAGAATTTAAAGCCATCACGGAAAAAGGTAGTATAGATTCTGTAGTTTTTAAATATTTACTTAAAAACAAAATCCCAAGAACCAACGAACCTTTAAATAAAACAAGAATGGTAACAATAAAAATATGTGGAAAAATAACAGGTGCTTATAAAGAGGAGTTTGACAATACTTATTGTTTTGAAAATGAAATTTATCTGAGAAATATGGTAAACAAATAG
- a CDS encoding prepilin-type N-terminal cleavage/methylation domain-containing protein, with amino-acid sequence MQAKSNMFLNGKNSDGFTMIELLIVIAIIGIVVSLAIGGYKELIPKARVKSAARELKSNLEKAKMAAVKKNQNCLVVFNYSGRSAKACFDGNKDNKCESTDDEIVFNFKADSKSGLEFKNVNFAKNFFLFGSRGLPNITDTSKVKFTNDSGYGITIEVTPTGRIKIN; translated from the coding sequence ATGCAGGCTAAATCAAATATGTTTTTAAATGGAAAAAACTCTGATGGGTTTACCATGATAGAGCTCTTAATTGTAATTGCTATAATTGGAATTGTAGTTTCCCTTGCCATAGGCGGATATAAAGAACTTATTCCAAAAGCAAGGGTAAAGTCAGCTGCAAGGGAGCTTAAGTCAAATCTTGAAAAAGCAAAAATGGCCGCAGTTAAAAAAAACCAAAATTGTCTTGTTGTTTTTAATTATTCAGGAAGAAGTGCAAAAGCATGTTTTGATGGAAATAAAGACAATAAATGCGAAAGTACAGATGATGAAATTGTTTTTAATTTTAAGGCAGATAGTAAATCAGGTCTTGAATTTAAAAATGTTAATTTTGCGAAGAATTTTTTTTTATTTGGTTCCAGAGGTTTGCCGAATATCACTGATACTTCAAAAGTAAAATTTACCAATGATTCTGGTTATGGAATAACTATAGAAGTAACGCCCACCGGCAGAATTAAAATAAATTAA
- a CDS encoding rhomboid family intramembrane serine protease: MFCPRCKKLVSKDESVCPYCGLKNPGIWYKNNMVFTFLRDSDFVIKLIIGVNIFFYILSLIISSGISFSSNPLNFLSPDTRALIFMGASGRIPVDTYNLWWSFVSASYLHGSILHIGFNMLAFSQLYKYAYHFYGNTRTFIIYSISGISGFVLSYLSGTSVTIGASASICGLIGALFYYGKSRGGLHGTLVYKQVSGWIVSLVIFGLLFPGIDNLGHLGGFLGGLLSGFVLGYIEKRSDNAFNTILAFLIFVLTTVILLLSAVNCMNAIF, from the coding sequence GTGTTTTGTCCAAGATGTAAAAAGCTTGTGAGTAAAGATGAGTCAGTTTGCCCTTATTGCGGGCTTAAAAATCCAGGCATCTGGTATAAAAACAATATGGTTTTTACTTTTTTAAGGGATAGCGATTTTGTAATTAAGCTAATTATTGGAGTAAATATATTTTTTTATATTTTAAGTCTTATTATTTCTTCAGGGATTTCTTTTTCATCAAATCCACTTAATTTTCTTTCTCCAGATACAAGAGCCCTTATTTTTATGGGTGCTTCAGGAAGGATCCCTGTTGACACATACAATCTTTGGTGGAGTTTTGTCTCAGCTTCCTATCTTCATGGAAGCATTTTACATATTGGTTTTAATATGCTTGCCTTTTCCCAATTGTACAAATATGCCTACCATTTTTATGGGAATACCAGAACTTTTATAATTTATTCTATAAGCGGAATTTCAGGGTTTGTTCTTTCTTATCTTTCAGGAACTTCAGTAACAATAGGAGCCTCTGCTTCTATTTGTGGACTTATAGGTGCTTTATTCTATTATGGTAAATCAAGGGGAGGGCTTCATGGAACTCTTGTATATAAACAGGTTTCAGGATGGATAGTCTCTCTTGTTATTTTTGGGCTTTTATTTCCCGGAATTGACAATTTAGGTCATCTTGGAGGATTTTTAGGTGGTCTTTTGTCAGGTTTTGTTCTTGGGTATATTGAAAAAAGGTCAGACAATGCTTTTAATACAATTTTAGCTTTTTTGATTTTTGTTTTAACTACAGTAATTTTATTATTATCTGCAGTAAACTGCATGAATGCAATTTTTTAG
- a CDS encoding (Fe-S)-binding protein: MTEIKKQVELCIECGVCNDVCPTFEVTGNELFGPQKRVAIAKKVFSGEKISDEEIESIYSCPKCMLCENICAQELDIVEIIHKTRETLVKNKIGPLENHHKVMNGIIKNENSVGGDPQKRMNWLEDENLKQKYLNSDSDTLLYLGCIPSYLAKDSSYATLQVLDKLGYDFRVIEDEGCCGTYFYECGNTEFAREYFEKNLEKFKSLGIKKLVVPCNGCLKCFKYFYPAMLGDTGLEIEHAVETIFNLLEDKKDILKKVEREVTFQDPCRLARMENMTKEPRDILKACGANLKEMEKFGKDASCCGAGAGIRSVYPELSLKLAEKLLKSSKTEQIATACPFCTFNLSYASKKKSLDKDLIYFSKIVLDSL, encoded by the coding sequence ATGACAGAAATTAAAAAGCAGGTTGAATTATGTATTGAATGCGGTGTTTGTAATGATGTTTGTCCAACCTTTGAGGTTACTGGAAATGAGCTTTTTGGACCCCAAAAAAGGGTGGCGATTGCAAAAAAAGTTTTTTCCGGAGAAAAAATCTCTGATGAGGAAATTGAAAGTATTTACAGCTGCCCAAAATGTATGCTTTGCGAAAATATCTGTGCCCAGGAATTGGATATTGTTGAAATTATCCATAAAACAAGAGAAACTCTTGTAAAAAATAAAATCGGTCCTCTTGAAAATCACCACAAAGTAATGAACGGTATAATTAAAAATGAAAACTCTGTGGGTGGTGATCCTCAAAAAAGAATGAACTGGCTTGAAGATGAAAACTTAAAACAAAAGTATCTTAATTCAGACTCAGATACTCTTTTATATCTTGGATGCATTCCTTCATATCTTGCCAAAGATTCTTCCTATGCAACCTTGCAGGTGCTTGATAAACTTGGCTATGATTTTAGAGTAATTGAAGATGAGGGCTGCTGTGGAACATATTTTTATGAATGTGGGAATACAGAATTTGCCAGGGAATATTTTGAAAAAAATTTGGAAAAATTCAAATCACTTGGAATAAAAAAACTAGTTGTTCCCTGCAATGGCTGCCTTAAATGCTTTAAATATTTTTATCCTGCAATGCTTGGAGATACAGGACTTGAAATTGAGCATGCCGTTGAAACAATTTTCAATCTTTTAGAAGATAAAAAAGACATACTTAAAAAAGTTGAAAGAGAAGTTACTTTCCAGGATCCCTGCAGACTTGCAAGAATGGAAAATATGACCAAAGAACCAAGGGATATTTTAAAAGCCTGTGGAGCCAATCTCAAGGAAATGGAAAAGTTTGGAAAAGATGCATCTTGCTGCGGAGCAGGGGCGGGAATAAGATCTGTTTATCCTGAATTATCATTAAAGCTTGCTGAAAAACTTCTCAAAAGCTCTAAAACAGAACAGATTGCCACAGCCTGTCCTTTTTGTACATTTAATCTTTCCTATGCCTCAAAAAAGAAATCCCTTGATAAAGATTTGATTTATTTTTCCAAAATTGTTCTTGATTCTTTGTAA
- the rlmN gene encoding 23S rRNA (adenine(2503)-C(2))-methyltransferase RlmN, producing MSKILSFTLDDLTSYLNKNFGKGKFHSKCIYRYFYKTGKSDLENLDCFTTKDLPLKIKEDLKFPNPVVLEKKESEDVIKIALELDDKSVVETVIIKMKTRDTLCVSSQVGCKMNCQFCATAKMGFKRNLLTHEILLQFYTAKFVLGYDIRNIVFMGMGEPLDNYENVRKAILILNEQQGFDISFRHITISTSGLCNQIEKLGKDVDIKPNLSVSINSADNDLRKSIMPVTNKFNLLTLRKTLLNYPLKPKGIIFITYTLFKGLNDGKKDALKLVNFLEGIPCRVNLIPYNKVEGCDFKGCNDKDLGDFSDLLESYGLFVRKRWAKGENLDAGCGQLAGKLKGGRAG from the coding sequence ATGTCTAAAATTTTGTCCTTTACCCTAGATGATTTGACCAGTTATTTGAATAAAAACTTTGGGAAGGGCAAATTTCATTCAAAATGTATTTATAGGTATTTTTATAAAACAGGCAAATCTGACCTGGAAAACTTAGATTGTTTTACAACCAAAGATCTTCCCCTTAAAATCAAGGAAGATCTTAAATTCCCAAATCCTGTAGTTTTAGAAAAAAAAGAGTCTGAAGATGTAATAAAAATTGCACTTGAGCTAGATGATAAAAGTGTAGTGGAAACTGTGATCATTAAAATGAAAACAAGGGATACTCTTTGTGTGTCTTCTCAGGTTGGGTGTAAAATGAATTGTCAGTTTTGTGCCACAGCAAAAATGGGATTTAAGAGAAATCTTTTGACCCATGAGATTCTTCTCCAATTTTATACGGCTAAATTTGTTTTGGGTTATGATATAAGAAATATTGTTTTCATGGGAATGGGAGAGCCTCTTGATAATTATGAAAATGTCAGAAAGGCAATTTTAATTTTAAATGAGCAACAGGGTTTTGATATTTCCTTTAGACATATTACCATCTCAACTTCAGGACTTTGCAATCAAATTGAAAAACTTGGCAAAGATGTTGACATAAAGCCCAACTTATCGGTTTCCATAAATTCAGCAGATAATGATTTAAGAAAATCAATCATGCCTGTTACCAATAAGTTTAATCTTTTGACTTTAAGAAAAACCCTTTTAAACTATCCTCTAAAACCCAAAGGAATAATATTTATCACTTATACTTTATTCAAAGGTTTAAATGATGGAAAAAAAGATGCCTTAAAGCTTGTAAATTTTCTTGAAGGGATTCCCTGCAGAGTCAATCTTATTCCGTATAATAAAGTAGAAGGCTGTGATTTCAAAGGATGCAATGATAAAGATCTGGGAGATTTTTCTGATTTACTGGAAAGTTATGGGCTTTTTGTTAGAAAAAGATGGGCAAAGGGAGAAAATCTTGATGCAGGCTGTGGTCAGCTTGCAGGTAAACTAAAAGGGGGAAGAGCAGGTTGA
- a CDS encoding uracil-DNA glycosylase family protein encodes MNEDLSFEKVLNDSVNYLETLKQYGVEYFNLKKDSPKLLNYEIMTCSFCNKAKKIKPIKFSNLNIKLLFIVDMPKDFENQRVFSSNERVMFRKIISAMNLRVDQVFVISALKCQFLPEDVQAKKNDFLNLPCKNFLKRTIKFINPQCICFLGNSMFEIINKDLNHIIEKYPVFSTHSLDTLDVQPDLKKESWEVFKKIIASLKSN; translated from the coding sequence ATGAATGAAGATTTAAGTTTTGAGAAAGTTCTGAATGACTCAGTAAACTATCTTGAAACGCTTAAACAATACGGTGTTGAGTATTTTAATTTAAAAAAAGATTCACCAAAGCTTTTAAATTATGAAATTATGACTTGTTCTTTTTGCAATAAAGCAAAAAAAATAAAACCAATTAAGTTTTCAAATTTAAATATAAAGTTGCTTTTTATTGTTGATATGCCAAAAGATTTTGAAAATCAAAGGGTTTTTTCCAGTAATGAAAGGGTGATGTTTAGAAAAATTATATCTGCCATGAACCTTAGGGTTGATCAGGTTTTTGTAATTTCTGCTTTAAAATGTCAGTTTTTACCAGAAGATGTTCAGGCTAAAAAAAATGATTTTTTAAATCTTCCATGTAAAAATTTTTTAAAAAGAACAATAAAATTTATAAACCCCCAATGTATTTGCTTCCTTGGTAACTCTATGTTTGAAATAATTAATAAGGATTTAAATCATATAATTGAAAAATATCCTGTTTTTTCCACCCATTCTCTTGATACCCTTGATGTTCAGCCTGATTTAAAAAAGGAGTCCTGGGAAGTTTTTAAAAAAATTATTGCAAGTTTAAAATCCAATTGA